The segment GATGAAGTCAGACTCATTGCTTCGGATTGAATCACCGGACAAAGACTTTGAGACCTATCGAGCCTTTCTCAAACTCGGTTCAGAACCAGCAGCTTCTGAAAGATCAGAATTCCTTTTACCCGAGGAAGTTGACCGCCTTCAATTTGAAAAAGGTCGCTTATGGCCTTCTCGTCAATGGTATCTTGGGTTTTGCAAAACGCTCCGGCTCATTGAGGTTCAGGTAGCTGAGTGTTTGGGGGTTCAGTACCTGCAATCTCCGCTCGCAATTGCCAGAATGTTTGATAAACGCCTTTGTCAGAGCCTGTTTTCCGAAAATGGCATTCCCGTTCCCCAGTCTCTCGGTCCGACAGGTTGTTTTGACGAATTGCTGACAACCATGCACCAAATCCGCTGCCATCAGGTCTTCGTCAAACTGGCACATGGCTCAAGTGCTGCCGGAGCAGTTGCGCTACGAATCAACAATGGTCGTTTTCAGGCAATCACCACGGTTGAAATGGTACAGGAACGAGCGCACCTGAAACTCTATAACTCACGCAAGATCAGAACTTATACCAATCCAAAGGAAATTGCGGAGTTGGTGAATGCCCTCTGCCGCCATCGGGTTCAAGTTGAACGATGGCTTCCCAAAGCAGCTTCCGGGAAAGGTTGTTTTGACCTGCGAATGGTTGTCATTGCTGGTCGAGTTCATCACATTGTCGCCCGAACCAGCCGGAGCCCATTCACCAATCTGCACTTGCTTAACACTCGCGGGGACCTGGAAGCCATCCGGGTGCGCATCCCAGATGCCCTCTGGCACAGTGCAGTTCAAAGTTGTGAGCAGGCAATAACGTGTTTTCCAGGAAGTTTTTATGCCGGAGTTGATGTGCTCATTACTGCCGGGTATCGCAGTCATGCCGTGCTTGAAATCAATGCCTTTGGAGATTTATTGCCCGGCGTTTTGCAGAACGGACTGGACACCTATTCAACCGAACTGCTGCCCTGGCTCAATCAACGTTCGAGATCTGGATAAAAAGGAGAAAGGACAAAAAGGACCTTGCTGACACTGGTTCTCCCTCACCTTGAAACTTCATCCTCCAAATATGCTCAATGGGAATTTGTTGATTGGCTCACACAACGTGTTATTTCTCACGCTTGACACATTGCGTTATGACGTGGCCTGCCAGATGCTGAAAACGGGTCAAACTCCTCAACTTGCCGCGCTCTTACCGGATGGGCAATGGGAAGCACGCCATACGCCAGGCAGCTTTACCTATGCCGCCCATCAGTCATTTTTCGCTGGATTTCTGCCAACACCAGTTACGCCTGGCCCGCACCCACGGTTATTTGCCACCGCTTTTGCCGGAAGTGAAACAATTACCCAGAACACTTTTGTGTTCAATACTCCAGACATTGTGACCGGATTTGCCAGCGTGGGGTATCACACGATTTGTATTGGCGGGGTTGGTTTCTTTAACAAACTCACACCGCTGGGAAGTGTCTTGCCCAACCTCTTTGCTGAAAGCTACTGGGATCCATCGCTGGGGGTGACTCACCCAAACTCGACCCGCCATCAGGTAAAGCTGGCTTGTGAACGGCTCAATCAGATGGCAGCCAACCAGCGGATATTTCTGTTTGTCAACATTTCGGCACTCCATCAACCAAATTTTCATTATTTGCCAGGTGCCAAGACTGATTCAGCGGCCTCGCAAGGAGCGGCGTTGGCCTATGTTGACAGCCAGTTGCCACCGTTGTTTTCAAAACTCAGACAACGTGGTCCCGTCCTGGTGATGATCTGTTCCGATCACGGGACAGCTTACGGAGAAGATGGGTTTTACGGACATCGCCTCGGGCATCCAGTTGTCTGGACAGTTCCCTATGCGGAATTCGTACTGGCAGGTCAAACACCATGACTTCTATATCATCTCTTTTGGAACAAATACCTTACGAAGCATATTCCTATTCCTATCCGCACAAGACAGCGTATCGTCCGCTTGATCCACCGGTATCACTTCGGGAAATTTGGGCAGGTGAAAACCGGCGTGCGCTCTTCCTGTACATTCATATTCCGTTTTGTGAAATGCGCTGTGGATTCTGTAATTTGTTTACCACGGCCAATCCCAGTTCTGAAGTACCCCACACGTATCTGAGCACACTCAACCGGCAGGCAATTCAGGTTCAGCATGCCCTCGGTCCAGCCAGCTTTGCCCGCCTGGCGTTTGGTGGTGGAACCCCAACTTATTTGAATTTGACAGAATTGGAAACCCTGTTTGATCTGGTGGAAACGATCTTTGGAGTTGATCCCCATCAGATTCCGACTTCGATTGAAACTTCGCCACTGACGGCTGAAACGGCCAAACTTCAATTCTTGCGGAATCGAGGCGTGGACCGCATTAGTCTTGGAATCCAAAGCTTTGTCGAATCAGAAGTTGCGGCTGTTGGCCGTCGTCAGAAAAATACTGACGTTTTTCAGGCCATTGACCGAATCAGCCACACTGGTTTTCCAACTCGAAATCTGGACCTGATCTATGGATTACCAGGACAGACGGTCCAAAGCTGGTTGTTTTCGCTCCAGACAGCTTTGCGGTTTTCGCCTGAGGAACTCTACCTGTATCCACTCTATGTGAGGTCATTGACTGGACTTGGCCGAAAAGAACAGCAGTGGAACGATATTCGGCTTACCTGCTATCGTGAAGGCCGGGACCTGTTGCTCAGCGCCGGCTATCAACAATGTTCCATGCGGATGTTTCGTGCGCCAGGTGCGCCGAAAGAAACCGGGCCAGTGTATTGCTGTCAGGAAGATGGAATGGTGGGGCTGGGATGCGGCGCACGCTCATACACCCAAACGGTTCACTACTCAAATCAATATGCCGTTGATGCCCTGGCCATCCGCTCAATCCTGGCTGAGTACGTTCAACAACCTGACTCGACATTTGCCCAGGCAACATATGGCATCCGGCTTACCGCTGAAGACCAGCGCCGTCGGTTTGTGATTCAATCATTGCTTCAAACCAGTGGCCTGGAAGTTGAAACATATCGCAACCGCTTTGGCTCCAATGTGTTTGAAGAACTTCCAGAACTCAAATTGCTGCTTGAATCAGGGCTGGCTTTTCAAAACACTGGAACGATACAACTTTCTGCGGATGGCCTGGAACGGTCAGATCTTATTGGCCCCTGGCTTTATTCACGGACTGTCAAAACGCTTATCAAGACTGCACACCGCCGATGAAACTCTCAATTTTATACCGAGGGCCGCTTTCAAGCTGTAACTATGGGTGCGAGTACTGTCCATTTGCCAAAGTTCGTGAAAGTACCGCTGAGCATCAGGCAGATGAACGCGCGCTCAACCGGTTTGTTACCTGGATGGCACGCCGGACATCTGACCAGCTTTCGGTCTTGTTCACCCCCTGGGGCGAAGCACTCACCCACAAACGGTATCAATCAGCGTTCATTCAACTGAGTCATCTACCTCACATTGAGAAAGTGGCAATTCAGACCAATCTTTCCTGTTCTCTCCAGTGGATCAAACATTGTGACGTAACCCGACTCGGTGTTTGGGCCACGTTCCATCCGTCAGAAGTCTCACGTGCCCGGTTTGTAGCAAAATGTTGGGAACTCGAAAAGCATCGGGTTCGATTCAGCGTCGGTGTGGTTGGGCTCAAAGAACATTTCGAGGACATCGAATTGCTCCGGAAGGAATTACCTCCCTCAGTCTATTTGTGGGTGAATGCGTACAAGCGGCTGGAAAACTACTACACGGCTCCTGAAATACAACACCTGTCTGCGATTGACCCGTTCTTTCCCTTGAATAATCAGTACCATCCAAGTTTAGGACACACGTGCCGGACAGGAAGCTCTGTTATTTCGGTTGATGGCGACGGTACCATTCGGCGCTGTCATTTTGTAGCTCAACTACTTGGGAATCTCTATTCGGTTGATTTTGAAAGGGTACTGAAAGAACGCCTGTGTCCAAATGCAACCTGTGGGTGCCACATCGGCTATGTTCACCTGGACGATTTAAAACTTTATGGAGTGTTTGGGGAGGGAGTGTTGGAACGAATTCCTGTTTCGAGAGCTGAAAAACCCTCGGGCTTAGGGCTGAAGAAAACAGGTTTAATACCCTAATACCATTTTGGGTTCAGGGTATCGGGTTCAGGGTTCAGGGAAATACAGTTTTTTCAATGATTTAGCTTTCCCGTAATGCGTTAGGTTCATTCCAAAATGGTATAAGTACAAGTCCCCATAAATAGGGGATGGAATTTCGGTGATTCCGAATTGGCTTTCGCCCGGATGGGCGCTGGACAATAGCCGGTGGTTTGCCGCTTTGGGCACACCACCGGATCGTCGGTCCGCAGTGGTTCGCGCCCGGATGGGCGCTGGAACAGGAGTCGTGAGCCAGAAGCCGAAACTTCCACGAAAAACAGAGTCGAACCAGCTTCCAGCGCCCATCCGCCGGCGCCCTCCGGGCGGAAGCCGACCTTTCTGCAACGGAGATTTTTAGATTTAGAGATTGGCGAATAGCTTTTTTCAGAAAGAGCATACTCCATTCTTCTTACCCAAAACAAAGGGCTGAAGAAAACGGACCTGAAGTTGGTTTTACCCAATATTCTTCAGCCCGTTTTCTTCAGCCCGACTTCTTCATCCCTGCATCTTTAGTTTGCCGCGGCGTAGCTTTTGGCCTGGGCCACAACTTTTTCAGCCGCATCGGCCATGCCTGAGGCAGTTGTAAAATTCAAACCTGACTCTTCAAGCAGTTCACGAGCGCGTTCGACGTTGGTGCCTTCGAGGCGCACCACAATCGGCACCTGTACGTTCAGGTTGCGGGCGGCTTCGATCACACCACTGGCCACCATATCGCACCGAACAATGCCGCCGAAGATGTTGATAAGCACCGCCTGGACTTTTTCATCCGCCAGCAAAATCCGGAAGGCGTTTTCAACCCGCTGTTGCGAAGCGCCGCCACCGACATCCAGGAAGTTCGCCGGTTCGCCGCCAGCCAGTTTGATGATGTCCATGGTCGCCATCGCCAGCCCGGCGCCGTTGACCATACAGCCGATGTTTCCATCCAGCTTGATGTAGTTCAAATCATATTTTGAAGCTTCGATTTCAAGTGGTTCTTCTTCGTTGAGGTCACGGAGTTCGGCATAGTCTTTGTGCCGGAACATGGCGTTGTCGTCAAAGGTCATTTTCGCGTCAAGCGCATAGAGATCGCCTTCTTCAGTCAACAGGAACGGGTTGATTTCAACCAGTGACGCATCGCTTTCGACAAACGCCCGGTAGAGCGCCATCATAAATTTGACGGCTTTGCCCACCAGCTTATCGGAGAGTCCGAGGCCGAACGCCAGTTTCCGCGCCTGGAAGGTCTGAAACCCAAGGGTTGGGTCAATGTATTCTTTCAAGATTTTTTCGGGTGTCGAGGCCGCAACTTCTTCGATATCCATTCCACCAGCCTCACTGGCCATAAACACGGGTGCCGATGTCGCCCGGTCAATCACCAGTCCCAGATAAAATTCCTTTTTGATGTGCAGCCCTTCTTCGATCAACAGGGTGTTGACGATCCGGCCTTCAGGACCGGTTTGATGCGTGACCAGATTCATGCCCAGGATTTGCGAAGCCACTGTTTCAACG is part of the Acidobacteriota bacterium genome and harbors:
- the sucC gene encoding ADP-forming succinate--CoA ligase subunit beta, with the protein product MKIHEYQAKALLAQYGVAVPRSHVAKTVQEAREAAEKLGSFPVVVKAQIHAGGRGKGGGVKLARSMEDVETVASQILGMNLVTHQTGPEGRIVNTLLIEEGLHIKKEFYLGLVIDRATSAPVFMASEAGGMDIEEVAASTPEKILKEYIDPTLGFQTFQARKLAFGLGLSDKLVGKAVKFMMALYRAFVESDASLVEINPFLLTEEGDLYALDAKMTFDDNAMFRHKDYAELRDLNEEEPLEIEASKYDLNYIKLDGNIGCMVNGAGLAMATMDIIKLAGGEPANFLDVGGGASQQRVENAFRILLADEKVQAVLINIFGGIVRCDMVASGVIEAARNLNVQVPIVVRLEGTNVERARELLEESGLNFTTASGMADAAEKVVAQAKSYAAAN
- a CDS encoding STM4012 family radical SAM protein, which translates into the protein MTSISSLLEQIPYEAYSYSYPHKTAYRPLDPPVSLREIWAGENRRALFLYIHIPFCEMRCGFCNLFTTANPSSEVPHTYLSTLNRQAIQVQHALGPASFARLAFGGGTPTYLNLTELETLFDLVETIFGVDPHQIPTSIETSPLTAETAKLQFLRNRGVDRISLGIQSFVESEVAAVGRRQKNTDVFQAIDRISHTGFPTRNLDLIYGLPGQTVQSWLFSLQTALRFSPEELYLYPLYVRSLTGLGRKEQQWNDIRLTCYREGRDLLLSAGYQQCSMRMFRAPGAPKETGPVYCCQEDGMVGLGCGARSYTQTVHYSNQYAVDALAIRSILAEYVQQPDSTFAQATYGIRLTAEDQRRRFVIQSLLQTSGLEVETYRNRFGSNVFEELPELKLLLESGLAFQNTGTIQLSADGLERSDLIGPWLYSRTVKTLIKTAHRR
- a CDS encoding STM4013/SEN3800 family hydrolase; the encoded protein is MLNGNLLIGSHNVLFLTLDTLRYDVACQMLKTGQTPQLAALLPDGQWEARHTPGSFTYAAHQSFFAGFLPTPVTPGPHPRLFATAFAGSETITQNTFVFNTPDIVTGFASVGYHTICIGGVGFFNKLTPLGSVLPNLFAESYWDPSLGVTHPNSTRHQVKLACERLNQMAANQRIFLFVNISALHQPNFHYLPGAKTDSAASQGAALAYVDSQLPPLFSKLRQRGPVLVMICSDHGTAYGEDGFYGHRLGHPVVWTVPYAEFVLAGQTP
- a CDS encoding STM4011 family radical SAM protein encodes the protein MKLSILYRGPLSSCNYGCEYCPFAKVRESTAEHQADERALNRFVTWMARRTSDQLSVLFTPWGEALTHKRYQSAFIQLSHLPHIEKVAIQTNLSCSLQWIKHCDVTRLGVWATFHPSEVSRARFVAKCWELEKHRVRFSVGVVGLKEHFEDIELLRKELPPSVYLWVNAYKRLENYYTAPEIQHLSAIDPFFPLNNQYHPSLGHTCRTGSSVISVDGDGTIRRCHFVAQLLGNLYSVDFERVLKERLCPNATCGCHIGYVHLDDLKLYGVFGEGVLERIPVSRAEKPSGLGLKKTGLIP
- a CDS encoding STM4014 family protein → MIVTSKWVSDVATVPPFHLVVIGNPNGQRIDHLQAALNRLNLPPAQVVPYTDLIAGRVRLPDVMKSDSLLRIESPDKDFETYRAFLKLGSEPAASERSEFLLPEEVDRLQFEKGRLWPSRQWYLGFCKTLRLIEVQVAECLGVQYLQSPLAIARMFDKRLCQSLFSENGIPVPQSLGPTGCFDELLTTMHQIRCHQVFVKLAHGSSAAGAVALRINNGRFQAITTVEMVQERAHLKLYNSRKIRTYTNPKEIAELVNALCRHRVQVERWLPKAASGKGCFDLRMVVIAGRVHHIVARTSRSPFTNLHLLNTRGDLEAIRVRIPDALWHSAVQSCEQAITCFPGSFYAGVDVLITAGYRSHAVLEINAFGDLLPGVLQNGLDTYSTELLPWLNQRSRSG